One window of Flavobacterium dauae genomic DNA carries:
- a CDS encoding DUF2975 domain-containing protein, protein MKTLHLLSLIINILFYSLFGIGILSFALLIFIFLGYELGIQTTFVFSDKNKLPMYLFLLSLFIFYASYVYSLFLFKKNIDSFIKLQLFTNQVIRNFKVMGIIYLAGYLISILSKSILPFYFNDLEGYVGVDYNENSLTNLFDFPLNGLIIGLFFLVLSQVFQIAKFQKEENIELKQENDLTI, encoded by the coding sequence ATGAAAACATTACACCTTTTAAGCCTTATCATTAACATATTATTTTACAGTTTATTTGGAATAGGCATTTTATCTTTCGCACTACTCATATTTATTTTTTTAGGTTATGAGTTAGGTATTCAAACTACCTTTGTTTTTTCAGATAAAAACAAACTTCCAATGTATTTGTTCCTTTTAAGCCTATTTATTTTCTACGCTTCGTATGTATATTCTCTTTTTTTATTTAAAAAAAATATTGACTCTTTTATAAAACTTCAGTTATTTACTAATCAGGTAATACGAAATTTTAAAGTTATGGGAATTATATATTTGGCAGGTTATTTAATCTCTATATTATCAAAATCAATTCTTCCTTTTTATTTTAATGATTTGGAAGGATATGTTGGAGTTGATTATAATGAAAATTCCTTAACCAATTTGTTTGATTTCCCTCTGAACGGATTAATTATCGGTTTATTTTTCCTTGTACTAAGTCAAGTATTTCAAATCGCTAAATTCCAAAAAGAAGAAAACATCGAACTAAAACAAGAAAACGATTTAACAATATAA
- a CDS encoding DUF2975 domain-containing protein — MEIRITTSHILKVLLLLSWIIFIGLCIEAGAIIVSTFITLFINPEAVNNFWEGADVLAIYQFNTNHFAVIAIVMIIIAVLKAIMFYIILKLLLDKKLDFTKPFNTHLKDFILKLSYLSFGIGLFTHCGSEFCLWLTNEGAKIASLESLNLTGADVWFFMAIILLVITQIIKKGIEIQSENDLTI; from the coding sequence ATGGAAATTAGAATTACTACAAGTCATATTTTAAAAGTATTACTTTTATTAAGCTGGATTATTTTTATTGGCTTGTGTATAGAAGCTGGTGCAATTATCGTAAGTACTTTTATTACATTGTTTATTAATCCCGAAGCGGTAAATAATTTTTGGGAAGGTGCTGATGTATTGGCAATTTATCAATTTAATACGAATCATTTTGCGGTTATAGCAATTGTAATGATTATAATTGCTGTATTAAAAGCAATTATGTTTTATATTATTCTGAAACTACTTTTAGATAAAAAATTAGATTTTACAAAACCGTTTAATACGCATTTAAAAGATTTTATCTTAAAACTCTCGTACTTGTCATTCGGGATTGGTTTGTTTACACATTGCGGATCAGAATTTTGCTTATGGTTAACAAACGAAGGTGCCAAAATAGCAAGTTTGGAATCTTTAAATTTAACGGGTGCTGATGTTTGGTTTTTTATGGCTATTATCCTTTTAGTAATTACCCAGATTATTAAAAAAGGTATTGAAATTCAATCAGAAAACGACTTAACTATATAA
- a CDS encoding ABC transporter ATP-binding protein, with amino-acid sequence MDDNLKKILPYALFYRKNIVWNVVFNVLYAVFSTLGFVMIIPVMNVLFGEEEKVTKLPKYEGIWKLKDYLSDTLYYYINHLTEVKGAEYALYLIIGIIIFIFLLKNLFGFLGLQHLMKLKTGVLRDFRDKMYDKIVDLPVSYYSEKRKGDVMARMLGDVNEVQNSFFAILELIVKEPLTIILTLIAMFSISWELTLFVFIFIPISGLIISKIGKSLKSQSTRAQQENGYMISVVEETLSGLKVVKGYNAEGYFKRIFNESVNRLYVLTNKIGKKNNLASPMSEFLGIATIAALLIYGGTLVLQDGTLSGGAFIGYIGMAYNILTPAKAISKASYQVKNGSAAAERVFEILETPNAIEDTVQSKNIESFNDKIAIKNVTFSYNGEYDVLKNFNLEIPKGKTVALVGQSGSGKSTIANLLMRFYDVEQGELLIDGTNIKYIKLVSLRDQLGLVTQDSIMFNGSIADNVRIGKLNATDEEVIDALKIANAYEFVQHLPEGINTNIGDAGGKLSGGQKQRISIARAVLKNPPIMVLDEATSALDTESERLVQDALEKMMANRTSVVIAHRLSTIQKADLIVVMNRGEIAEQGTHEELLTKNGTYAKLVSLQSFES; translated from the coding sequence ATGGACGATAATTTAAAAAAGATTCTTCCGTACGCTTTATTCTACAGAAAAAACATTGTTTGGAATGTAGTTTTTAACGTGTTGTATGCCGTTTTCTCAACATTAGGCTTTGTCATGATTATTCCCGTGATGAACGTATTGTTTGGAGAGGAAGAAAAAGTTACCAAACTTCCTAAATATGAAGGTATTTGGAAGTTAAAAGATTATTTAAGCGATACGCTTTATTACTATATTAATCATCTTACCGAAGTAAAAGGTGCAGAATATGCTTTGTATCTTATTATTGGTATCATCATTTTTATCTTTTTATTAAAAAACCTTTTTGGCTTTTTAGGTTTACAGCATTTAATGAAGCTAAAAACGGGAGTTTTACGTGATTTTAGAGATAAAATGTATGATAAAATCGTTGATCTACCGGTTTCTTATTATTCAGAAAAACGAAAAGGCGATGTTATGGCTCGTATGTTGGGCGATGTAAACGAAGTTCAAAATTCGTTTTTTGCTATTTTAGAATTAATTGTAAAAGAACCACTTACAATCATATTAACACTTATAGCAATGTTTTCAATTAGTTGGGAGCTAACATTATTTGTTTTTATCTTCATTCCAATTTCTGGATTAATTATATCTAAAATAGGTAAATCGTTGAAATCACAATCAACACGTGCGCAGCAGGAAAACGGTTATATGATTTCTGTTGTAGAAGAAACTTTGTCGGGTTTAAAAGTTGTAAAAGGATACAATGCAGAAGGTTATTTTAAACGAATTTTTAATGAATCGGTAAACCGTTTGTATGTTCTAACAAATAAAATTGGTAAGAAAAACAACTTGGCATCACCAATGTCCGAATTTTTAGGAATCGCAACTATTGCAGCTTTATTAATTTACGGAGGTACTTTGGTTTTACAAGATGGAACGCTGTCTGGCGGTGCATTCATAGGTTATATTGGTATGGCGTATAATATTTTAACACCTGCAAAGGCTATTTCAAAAGCATCGTATCAGGTTAAAAACGGATCAGCTGCTGCTGAACGCGTTTTCGAAATTTTAGAAACTCCGAATGCGATCGAAGATACTGTTCAATCTAAAAATATTGAAAGTTTTAACGATAAAATCGCTATAAAGAATGTTACCTTCTCTTACAACGGTGAGTACGATGTATTGAAGAATTTTAATTTGGAAATTCCTAAGGGAAAAACCGTTGCATTGGTTGGTCAGTCGGGTTCTGGTAAAAGTACTATTGCCAATTTGTTGATGCGTTTTTATGATGTAGAACAAGGTGAATTGTTAATCGACGGTACAAATATTAAATACATTAAATTGGTTTCGTTACGCGATCAATTAGGTTTAGTTACACAAGACAGCATTATGTTTAACGGCAGTATTGCTGATAATGTTAGAATTGGAAAATTGAACGCTACTGATGAAGAAGTAATTGATGCCCTAAAAATTGCCAATGCGTATGAATTTGTGCAACATTTGCCTGAAGGAATCAATACAAATATTGGTGATGCAGGTGGAAAACTTTCGGGCGGACAAAAACAACGTATTTCAATTGCACGTGCGGTGTTGAAAAATCCGCCGATTATGGTTTTAGACGAAGCAACATCGGCATTAGATACCGAAAGCGAACGTTTAGTACAAGATGCGTTAGAAAAAATGATGGCAAACCGTACATCGGTTGTTATTGCCCACCGTTTATCAACCATTCAAAAAGCCGATTTAATTGTGGTGATGAATCGTGGCGAAATTGCCGAACAAGGCACACACGAAGAATTATTAACTAAAAATGGTACGTATGCAAAGTTAGTTTCGCTACAATCATTTGAAAGTTAA
- a CDS encoding phospho-sugar mutase, which yields MDIPKNILEQSNKWIQDPFDADTQNLVKELLTSSPKELEDAFYRNLEFGTGGMRGIMGVGTNRINKYTLGKNTQGLSQYLKQSFPNEQIKVAIAYDCRHNSKSLAKVVADVFSANGIKVFLFEDLRPTPELSFAVRYLNCHAGIVLTASHNPPEYNGYKVYWQDGGQLVPPQDKEIIQVIDSLDYSDILFDSNPGLIEYIGTEIDEAFAKSSIENATFNLPEGARENLKIVYTSLHGTSIKAIPNVLEKAGYTNVNIVAEQAEPNGDFPTVKSPNPEEPEALQMAIDLANETNADIVIGTDPDSDRLGIAVRDNEGKMILLNGNQAMVVMTAFLLEQWKRDGKLEGKKHFIGSTIVSTPMILALAEAYEVDCKVGLTGFKWIAKFIKDFPEQKFIGGGEESFGYMVGDAVRDKDAVASTLLICEIAAIAKASGSSVYKELQNLYADFGYYKEHLISLTKKGKDGAEEIAKMMTELRNNPLKEIAGERVVFVEDYQSSIATNLFSNETEPLFLPKSNVLIYYLEDGSKICARPSGTEPKIKFYFSTNTPIENVEEIKDADEYLTDKIQRIINDMNLN from the coding sequence ATGGATATTCCTAAAAATATATTAGAACAAAGCAATAAATGGATTCAGGATCCTTTTGATGCTGATACTCAAAACCTGGTAAAAGAATTGCTGACTTCTTCTCCAAAAGAATTAGAAGACGCTTTTTACCGCAATTTAGAATTCGGAACTGGCGGAATGAGAGGAATTATGGGCGTTGGCACCAACCGAATCAACAAATACACTTTAGGTAAAAACACCCAAGGTTTATCACAATATTTAAAACAGAGTTTTCCAAACGAACAAATTAAGGTAGCAATTGCTTATGATTGCCGCCATAATAGTAAATCGTTGGCGAAAGTGGTTGCCGATGTTTTTTCTGCAAACGGAATTAAAGTTTTTTTGTTTGAAGATTTACGTCCAACGCCGGAATTATCTTTTGCGGTTCGATACTTAAATTGTCATGCCGGAATTGTTTTAACGGCATCGCACAATCCGCCGGAGTATAACGGTTACAAAGTGTATTGGCAAGACGGCGGACAGTTGGTTCCACCGCAAGACAAAGAAATTATTCAGGTAATTGACAGTTTGGATTATTCGGATATTTTGTTCGATTCAAATCCTGGTTTAATAGAATATATCGGCACAGAAATCGATGAAGCTTTTGCAAAATCATCAATAGAAAATGCAACGTTCAATCTTCCTGAAGGTGCGCGTGAAAACTTAAAAATTGTTTATACGTCGTTACACGGAACATCGATCAAAGCTATTCCGAATGTGTTGGAAAAAGCGGGTTATACCAATGTGAATATTGTGGCGGAACAGGCAGAACCAAACGGAGATTTCCCTACGGTGAAATCACCAAACCCAGAAGAACCTGAAGCGTTGCAAATGGCAATTGATCTGGCAAATGAAACAAATGCTGATATTGTGATTGGAACTGATCCGGATTCTGACCGATTGGGAATTGCGGTTCGCGATAACGAAGGAAAAATGATTTTGTTGAACGGAAATCAGGCAATGGTTGTTATGACTGCCTTTTTATTGGAACAATGGAAACGCGATGGAAAATTAGAAGGTAAAAAACATTTTATCGGATCAACTATTGTATCAACTCCAATGATTTTGGCACTTGCCGAAGCTTATGAAGTGGATTGTAAAGTAGGATTGACCGGTTTTAAATGGATTGCTAAATTTATTAAAGATTTTCCTGAACAGAAATTTATCGGCGGTGGCGAAGAAAGTTTTGGATATATGGTGGGCGATGCTGTTCGCGATAAAGATGCCGTGGCTTCTACCTTATTAATCTGCGAAATTGCTGCTATTGCAAAAGCATCGGGTTCATCGGTTTACAAAGAACTACAAAACCTGTATGCCGATTTTGGTTATTACAAAGAACATTTAATTTCGTTGACCAAAAAAGGAAAAGACGGTGCTGAAGAAATTGCAAAAATGATGACCGAATTACGCAATAATCCTTTAAAAGAAATTGCGGGTGAGCGTGTTGTTTTTGTAGAAGATTATCAAAGTTCAATAGCTACTAATTTATTTTCGAATGAAACCGAACCTTTGTTCTTGCCAAAATCAAACGTGTTGATTTATTATTTAGAAGACGGGTCTAAAATTTGTGCACGACCAAGTGGAACCGAGCCTAAAATCAAGTTTTATTTCAGCACCAACACACCTATTGAAAACGTTGAAGAAATAAAAGATGCCGACGAATATCTAACAGATAAAATTCAACGCATTATTAACGATATGAATTTAAATTAA